One Ahaetulla prasina isolate Xishuangbanna chromosome 1, ASM2864084v1, whole genome shotgun sequence DNA window includes the following coding sequences:
- the CENPV gene encoding centromere protein V — translation MGKARRSPGRRRTPPAPPPVRERGSRSSARAPAKPPPPAPPPPSKGPPVGSGSPGDASEEPASLALGAQRERWLQFQKRQRVSCEEAAKLLLDTFEYQGLVKHTGGCHCGAVRFEVWASDNLHVFDCNCSICVKKQNRHFIVPASHFKLLKGADHLATYTFNTHSAQHTFCKTCGVQSFYTPRSNPDGYGIAPHCLDDGTVTKITVEPINGKEWEKAVKGHPTIRNMSKP, via the exons ATGGGGAAGGCGCGGAGGTCGCCGGGCCGCAGGCGGACGCCCCCGGCCCCTCCGCCGGTCCGCGAGCGGGGTTCCCGGAGCTCAGCCCGGGCTCCGGCCAAGCCGCCGCCTCCCGCTCCGCCTCCGCCGTCCAAGGGCCCTCCGGTGGGCTCGGGGTCCCCGGGGGACGCGTCGGAGGAGCCGGCCAGCCTGGCCCTGGGTGCGCAGCGGGAGCGCTGGCTGCAGTTCCAGAAGCGGCAGCGGGTCAGCTGCGAGGAGGCGGCGAAGCTCCTGCTTGACACCTT TGAGTACCAAGGGCTGGTGAAACACACAGGAGGCTGTCACTGCGGGGCCGTCCGGTTTGAAGTCTGGGCCTCCGATAACCTTCATGTTTTTGATTGCAA cTGCAGCATCTGTGTGAAAAAACAGAACAGGCATTTTATCGTGCCCGCTTCCCACTTTAAGCTGTTGAAG gGTGCTGACCATCTCGCCACGTATACCTTCAACACTCACTCCGCCCAGCACACCTTCTGTAAGACGTGCGGCGTCCAGAGTTTTTATACCCCGCGTTCCAATCCAGACGGTTACG gAATCGCGCCCCACTGCCTGGATGATGGGACCGTCACCAAGATCACGGTAGAGCCGATCAACGGGAAGGAATGGGAGAAAGCAGTGAAGGGCCACCCCACCATCAGGAATATGTCGAAGCCTTGA